In Mytilus edulis chromosome 7, xbMytEdul2.2, whole genome shotgun sequence, a single genomic region encodes these proteins:
- the LOC139482065 gene encoding uncharacterized protein: MLFYDVKFVLYSIVLLTLFDFNYTAKLKETIFEKLDIKRQKRYIDGNDLPPLPISSSSNSGGVPLVRSESVDNEQQDRSNTQNSGYRYVSSTYDSQSENQTQNENSQDDDSRIITIGSDPQIEFRSHLDTSEQDRRQQIPASTSSPPVRTGSRYQYTNEQDRRRPIPSSTSSPPVRTGSRYQYTNEQDRRRPIPSSSISPPVRTGYRYQYTTERYRQPITTTSISPPVRAESGYRYTSTVYSAPDSQTAYRYRPPSQVGYQTSGSNRQYPNTSQQGTRTRYGTGSTQNQYSPYVGSGVSYNPGSTRVQYVGGGSRYPIYNRNERVYGGSSNLIPNRGVLSNDPTCPTDPTPVFINNMGCSQAINTLGSFICYNYERVSRDCCERCLSLKKTENTGCEYGDWSYQCRNIQPFDCYNSRNRDICCEQCRLHKDRQAVVIPGCEYGDLTPRCQIIREKRHLCYLPENQRLCCLTCPSLADQDKSVCQWGDQNPELCAPFDQNSQLRINCYMPTVNQICCETCERLKSRSQYQIPGCEYGDRPVSFSTPYGVLDCGNYLRQFGVDVCNNPDVATHCCYTCYRYRTRQGKK; this comes from the exons ATGCTTTTCTACGATGTGAAATTTGTTCTTTATTCAATTGTTCTCTTgacattatttgattttaattataCTGCTAAATTAAAAG aaacaatttttgaaaagcTAGACATCAAAAGACAGAAGAGATATATAGATGGAAATGATTTGCCT CCTTTGCCAATATCTAGTTCCTCGAATAGCGGAGGCGTACCATTAGTTCGTAGTGAAAGTGTGGACAATGAACAACAAGATCGAAGCAATACCCAGAATTCTGGGTACAGATATGTTAGTTCAACATATGATTCACAATCTGAAAATCAAACTCAAAATGAAAATTCACAAGACGATGATTCTAGAATTATAACAATAGGTAGTGATCCTCAGATCGAGTTCAGAAGTCATCTTGATACAAGTGAACAAGATCGAAGACAACAGATTCCAGCTTCTACAAGCAGTCCCCCAGTAAGAACCGGAAGTAGATATCAATATACAAATGAACAAGATCGAAGACGACCGATTCCATCATCTACAAGCAGTCCCCCAGTAAGAACCGGAAGTAGATATCAATATACAAATGAACAAGATCGAAGACGACCGATTCCATCTTCTTCAATAAGTCCCCCAGTAAGAACCGGATATAGATATCAATATACAACTGAACGATATAGACAACCGATTACAACTACTTCAATAAGTCCCCCAGTAAGAGCCGAAAGTGGATATCGATATACAAGTACTGTATATTCGGCACCAGACTCACAAACAGCTTATCGATATAGACCACCAAGTCAGGTTGGATACCAGACCAGCGGTTCCAATCGTCAATATCCTAACACAAGCCAACAGGGCACCAGAACGCGATATGGAACAGGAAGTACACAGAATCAATATTCCCCGTATGTTGGTAGTGGAGTGTCATACAATCCAGGTAGCACCAGAGTTCAATATGTTGGTGGAGGATCGAGATATCCAATTTACAACAGAAATGAACGTGTATATGGCGGAAGTTCAAATTTAATTCCTAACAGAGGAGTTCTTTCAAATGACCCA ACATGTCCTACAGACCCTACGCCAGTGTTTATTAACAATATGGGTTGCTCGCAAGCCATCAATACACTTGGATCCTTTATATGCTATAACTACGAGAGGGTCTCTAGGGACTGCTGTGAGAGATGTTTGTCACTGAAAAAGACAGAAAACACAG GTTGTGAATACGGTGATTGGTCGTATCAATGTAGAAATATACAGCCATTTGATTGTTATAATTCTCGAAATAGAGACATTTGCTGTGAACAATGCAGGTTACACAAAGATAGACAAGCTGTAG TAATTCCCGGATGTGAATATGGTGATTTAACGCCTCGTTGTCAGATCATCAGAGAAAAGAGACATTTATGTTACCTCCCAGAAAACCAGCGTCTGTGTTGTCTCACATGTCCTTCTTTAGCAGACCAAGACAAGTCTG TATGCCAGTGGGGAGACCAGAATCCCGAATTATGTGCACCATTTGATCAGAATAGCCAGTTACGAATTAACTGTTACATGCCCACGGTGAATCAAATCTGCTGCGAAACGTGTGAGAGACTGAAATCAAGAAGCCAATACCAAATACCAG GTTGTGAATATGGTGACCGTCCGGTTTCCTTTAGTACGCCATATGGAGTGTTGGATTGTGGGAATTATCTCCGACAATTTGGTGTAGACGTATGCAACAATCCTGACGTAGCAACACATTGTTGTTATACGTGCTACAGGTACCGCACGCGACAAGGAAAAAAGTGA